The Methanomassiliicoccales archaeon DNA segment AGAGGAGACGGATTCTGATGGCAATATAAAAACGCGAGAGAAAAAGCTCGCTGATGAAAGAATAGAAAGTGAGAATGACGCGGCGAAGCTCTTGGAAAAGTACATCGATCTGAGGCTATTTGGCGCGACAATTGCTGGTAAGAAAGAAAAAGAAGACAAGGAGAAAAAAGGGAAGAAGGGCGAATGGGTCTTCACATGGACAGGACCAGTGCAGTTTAAATTCGGTAGATCTCTTCACAAAGTTGAGCCGAAACTAATAAAAGGAACAACTGTTATGCCATCTGGAGAAGAAAAAGCAGCAGGAACTTTCACGGAGGTGTGGATCCTACCTTATTCTCTTATTTGTTTCTATGGCGTGATCAATGAAAATGCAGCAAAGACAACTGGTTTAAAGGATGAAGACATTTCAATTCTTATTGACGGTATTTGGAATGGAACTAAGAATTTGATTACAAGATCGAAGTTCGGTCAGGTGCCGCGACTTTTGATGAAGGTAACATACAAAGAAAGAAATTATCACATAGGCGATTTAGACAAGGGAATAAGGCTCTTCGATTTAGAGGGAAAAGAAATAGACAACGGTGGTAAGAGTGGAAAAGAAATAAGATCGATATCCGAGTTGAAATTGGATTTGACTCGCCTCGTCGATGTCCTCAAGAACAATGCTACTAAGATCGACAAAATATCTATTGAAATTAATAATGATGTCAATTATGTAATGAATGGCAAAGAAGGCAAGGGAAAGGATCTGCTCAAGAAGCTCGAAGAGATTCAAGAACTCAGAGAAAAAATCGAGGAAATTAAAATCGACAGATAATTACGAGACCTGCGGGATGCAGCGATGTTGCCAACAAGAGTCATTGCGTTCGATATATGGGGAGACTATGCTTGCTTCAGAAGGGGATATACGACTACTTCTCCCATCACATATCCAGTACCGCCACGAACTGTTTTGGCAGGGATACTTTCGGCCATATTGGGAAAAGAAAGGGACTCTTACTATGATCTGTTCAATAATTCGGAAGTTCTTTTCGGACTCCAGCTTCTGTCACCGATAAGGAAAATCAGGATAATGCAAAACCTCATTGATACGAAGCAGGGTCTTAATCTCCAAGAAGCAAGGGGGCAAAGGACACAGATCCCATTTGAGTACGTGAAAAGGCCACACTATAGAATCTTTTGCTGGATATCAAACATGGAGGATTATGATAAACTAAGAGAGCTGGTTTCGAGGCACAAATCCGTGTACACTCCATACCTCGGAATATCAGAGTGTTTAGCTAACTTCGGTTTTTTCGGCGAGTTTTTGGAAGTGCGCGAAAAAAAGGCGGAGTCAGATTGTGTCGACATTTCGACAGTAATCTTAGGAGAGAATTTCCAAATAAAGATAGAGCCTGGAAAAAGATATGGGAAAGTGAGGATCCCGCACACGATGAACTCCAAGAGAGTCGTAACTAAATTTGCTGACATAATTTATGAGGAGAACGGAAATACGATCAAAATTACGAACGGTAATTATTACGAACTAATCAATAATAATGCGAGGATAAATGTCGTGTTATTCTGAATTGAAATCACACCCTGGAAAACTGTTAAAAGATCACCTGAGAGAAGTCGGCAATTCTTGTAAACAGATAGTAAAGTCTCTTCGCACTAAAAATAATGAGCCGCTTTCAGACTTTGCATATCTGATGGGCATCTCTCACGATTTCGGGAAGGGCACAACCTTTTTTCAGGATCATCTAGATAAAGGAATAAAAACAGAAAAATCATACCATTCGAAATTATCGTCCGTCTTCGGTTATTATATTTGCAAGAAGTATTCTGAGACTAACGAAGTATCTTTAGGATATGACATTCCGATCGTGGTGTGGCTCGCGATTATGAAACATCACACTGATATCTCAGATCTCGTTGGAAATGATGGCGAACTGGAGAAGTTGTGCGAGAGTGACGTTGAAAAGAAGCAGATTGAGGATATTCGGAGCAACACCTCAGAAATTGTCAAAGATATATACTCGGAACTCTTGGATTTTGAAATATCGTTAGAGGAATTCTTCAAGAATTACGATTCTCTTTGCAACGAAATAAGAGATAGATGGGAGTCTATCATCATTATTGAAAAAAAAGGTTGGGAGTATTATTTTCTAACAATGTTTCTTTACTCAGTGCTTTTGGATGCTGATAAACTTGACGCCTCAGATATATCATATAGTCAATTGGAAGAAGAAAGAAAGAAATGGAGAGAAATTACCAACGAAATTGTGGATAACTATAAAGAAATGAAATTCGAAACAGGTCACCCAAGCGCGATAAACGAAATAAGATCGAAGGCATACACCGAGGTTATTTCAGAACTGGATAATGTAGATCTTACTGGAAAAAAGATCTTCACGATTGAGTTACCAACGGGTTGTGGAAAAACCATCACGGCTATCTCAGCAGCATTGAAAATTCGAGAGCGGATCAAAAAAGTATACGGCTTTTCTCCAAGGATAATATATAGTCTCCCTTTTTTGAGCATAATTGATCAAAATGCAAATGTTCTAGCAGAGATTCTCGCGAACCATGTAAAGGATAAATCTCAAGAAATTGCAACAGATGATGAAGATGCTCGTTCACAAGAAAGAGAAAAGACGAGTTCCAAATCCGTCCCAACAAGCCTACTAATGAAACACCATCATTTATCAGAGATCAGATATGTGGGTGATAGGGAGAAATTCGATGTTGAACAATCCCTACTCCTTATAGAAGGGTGGCATTCAGAGGTCATTGTCACAACATTCGTTCAGCTCTTTCATTCGCTCATAACCAACAGGAATAGATCCGCGAGAAAATTTCACAACATGGCTAATTCCATCATTATATTGGACGAAGTTCAGGCGATACCTCATCGCTATTGGCTCCTTGTCAAATGTGCCCTCAATTATCTTGCGAAAAGGTTCAACAGCTGGATCATTTTGATGACCGCAACAATGCCACTTATATTTAATCCTGATGAAATCTGCCCTCTTGTCAGGAACAAGACCGAGTATTACAAGCAATTCAATCGAGCTAGATACTTTTTCTGTAAAGAAAAAAAGGATATTGAGGAACTCGCCGAGATAGTACTTGACGACATCATCAATTCCGACAAAAATATTGGTGTCATTCTTAATACCATAGACTGCTGCAAGGAATTGTATAATATCCTAAAAAAGCGTTTGACTGAAAAATATGGAAACCCCAAGATTTGCCAAAAGTGCGGCGTAGCAGAGTTCTGCGGTATCTTGCTATTCAACCTATCAACTCATATTTTGCCAAAACACCGCAAGATGCGAATTGAGTTGATTAGGGACGAAAAAGAGAAGAGAAGAAAGATTGTTATTACTACTCAACTGATCGAGGCCGGCGTTGATATCGATCTTGATGTTATATACAGAGATTTTGCACCTCTTGACGCCCTCATACAAAGTGGCGGCAGATGCAATCGAAATAATCGAGAAAAAATGGGATTGGTTAAGATTGTCCAATTAATTGATAAGAATGGTAGGCAATATTCTAGCTTTGTTTATGATCCAACTTTATTGAGCATTACGCGAGAAATAATCGAAAGTGAATTTGAAGAGAGTAGATTCCTAAGTTTGATCGAGAAATACTTTGAGAAAATCTCCAGAAGAGGTTCTGATGATCCCTCAGAGAAAATACTGAGTTCCGTGAGATACCTCGAGTTCTCCACAATCGGCACTTTTGAACTCCTTGAGGGCAATTTCAGAGAAAGTATCAAGATTGATAGCTTCGTCAAAATCGACGATGAGGCGAGAAGAATCTGGGACGAATATGAATCCATCCAGAAAATAAAGAATGGATTTGAAAGAAGATCTAGATTTCTCCAGATCCGAAATAGATTTTACGATTATGTAATATCTATAGATCGAGCATGTGTCCAAGACAGGATGGTTGATGAAAACCTTGCTCACATAACGTCTGCGGAATATGATTTGGAAATAGGATTCAAGCCAAAGAAAAACTATTCATTCATAATATGATCGTGGAACGAATAACACCGACACTGGTTTGGTATTACTATATATGCCGAAGAGAGGTTTGGCTGATGGCACACGATATCTCCCCCCAGGAAGACGACAACCTCATAGAATTGGGGAGGACTATTCACGAACACACCTACAAAGATGAAAGAAAAGAGATCGCGTTAGATGGAATGAAACTTGACATGATAAAGAGGAGTGATGGTGCATACATTGTTTGTGAAATCAAGAAATCATCGAAATTCGAATTTTCATCAAGAATGCAATTGGCTTATTCATTGTATAAACTGAAAGAAATGGGAGTTGACGTAAAGGGAGAATTACTCATTCCAAGAGAAAAGAAAAGAATTTTCGTCGAGCTAGACCATGAGTTAGAGGAGGAAATCAAACGGGCAATCGTGGAGATAAAAGAAATTGTTTCTAGGGAACTTCCGCCGCCACCTGAGCGAAATAAATTTTGTGGAAGTTGCGGATATAGACATTTTTGCTGGGCGTGATTATATGAAGAAAACGTTTTATATATTCTCGAATGGTGAGCTCCACCGAAAAGAGAATACCCTTTGTTTTGAAGGAGATAAGGGCAGGCAGTATATACCAGTTGAAAGTGTTTCTGAATTTTTGATCTTTGGCGAAGTGACGATGAACAAGAAACTACTTGAATTTCTTTCACAGCAAGAAATATTACTCCATTTTTTTAACTATTATGGATATTATATTGGAACCTTTTATCCAAGAGAACATTATAATTCAGGTCTTATTATTCTTAAGCAAGCCGAACATTATTTAGACGATACGAAAAGGATAGAACTTGCAAGAAAGTTTGTTGAAGGGGCAGTTGCAAACATGTTGCGAGTGCTGAAGTATTATGCAGCGAGAGGAATTGACCTTGCACCTTACATTGAGGAGCTAGAATCTATTAGTGGAAAACTAAAAGAAAATTCCACAATCGAACAGTTGATGGCTCTAGAAGGTCTGGCGAGAGAGGCTTACTATGAGACCTTTAACCTGATAATCGAAGATCCTGAATTTCGTTTGGATAAAAGAGAAAAGAGACCTCCGACGACAAGATTAAATTCATTAATAAGTTTTGGGAACAGTCTCTTATATGTGGCACTTCTAAGTGAAATCTACAAAACACACCTGGATCCGCGAATTGGTTTCCTTCATTCAACGAATTCAAGAAGATTTACACTTAACCTAGACGTCGCTGAGATCTTTAAGCCGATTATTGTTGATAGAACTCTTTTCAGTCTCCTAAACAAAAGAATGCTGGATTCTAGTCATTTCGTGAAAGAACTGAATGGTGTATATCTTAATGAAAAAGGCAGGGCAATTTTCGTTAATGAGTTCGAAAATAAATTGGCATCAACCATTAAGCACGATAAACTAAAAAGAAATGTATCATATCGTTACCTTATGAGAATGGAACTCTTCAAACTGGAAAAACATCTTATCGGTGAGGAAAATTACGAGCCGTTTCTTGCAAGATGGTAGGAAAATGTATGTAATTATGGTCTATGACATCAAGGTTGAACGTGTTAATAAGATCTTGAGAATTGCTCGGAAATATCTCACTTGGATTCAAAATTCGGTATTGGAGGGTGAAATCACGGATGCAAAATTCGAAAGATTAAAGTATGAATTGAGAGAGGCGATCGATGAGGCTGAAGATTCAGTTGTCTTTTATCTATTGAGAACGACTCGGTATTCTTCTAGGGAAATTATGGGTGTGCAGAAAGGTGGAGAAATTAGAATTCTTTAATCGTCATCGTCGTCGATATGCGATATGATAAAATCGACAGGGTATCGACGAATTCCCCTTCTGCGTAATTATAGAAAAGTTCTTCTATTGTGGCTGATTATAAAGTTCAAAATCAAGCAAATCTCATCAATTCCGAGTCTCTGAGATTATTGAAAAAGAATTGTAACTATGGAAAATATCCAGCAAGAAGTCATAAAAACGAACGAAGGGTCCAGAGCCTACCTATAAGGGATTGAAACTCGCCAAGGTCGTCCCGCCGGAGGTTGAAGGATGAAGACAGACGCAGCCTGGCCGTTTGATCTCGGGGACTTCGCCGCGGTGTCCCCGGGCGGTACTCCAGACGGGATAGGGCGTGCGCTTTTTTCGCAAGAGGAAGGGGGGATGGGATGCTATATGTCTTCGCAAGAGAATGCAGGTGGTAGAGATGCCGACGAGAGAGAGGCGTCTCTGCTGCGAGCTCGAAAGGTATCTGATATCCCTGGCAAGAGGTGGAAGAGCGAATCACGAGACGATAGTCCAGTATCGGAGAGAGATCTCGAAAGCTCTCGGATCTCTCAGGCGTGCGGGCTCGAGTCGGATCCCGAAAAGATCGGGAAGAACGAGCTCGAGTTCTTGCGGTGGCAGGAGTGGAGGGACGAGACCTCTGCGACCCAGAGGTGGAAGTTCGCGATTCTGAACGGATTTCTGAAGTATTGCGGAAATTCGATCTGGGACAGGATGACGTGGACGTGGCCTCAGGACTCGAGGATCTTCGTGGACTGGCTGAGTCCCGAGGAGACCATCAAGATGCTCAACTCCGCGAGAGGGGTCGAGAGGATCGTGATACATTTAGAGCTCAGGCTCGGACTGAGACGTGTCGAGGTCAAGAGGCTGAGGATCTCGGACATATACCAGTATCATATTGGCGCGGAGAATGTTGGATACATGAACATTCACGGAAAAGGTCGCGCTGGCGGGAAATGGAGAACGATCGCATTCGCGCCAGATACACAAGAAGAGATCGAGGCATGGATGCGGGAGAGGGACCGCATGATCCGAGAGGGACTCGCGAAGTATCCAGAGCAGAAAATCCCGAGCCAACTGGTGATCTACTGTCGCCACGGGAGGCTTGGCTCGTATGGGGATACGGCTCTGGACAATATTGTGATACGGGTCGCGAAGCGAT contains these protein-coding regions:
- the cas7b gene encoding type I-B CRISPR-associated protein Cas7/Csh2 translates to MVVERRSEILFLYDVRDANPNGDPDENKPRIDEETEINIVTDVRLKRTIRDYLSDYLNCNIWVKEETDSDGNIKTREKKLADERIESENDAAKLLEKYIDLRLFGATIAGKKEKEDKEKKGKKGEWVFTWTGPVQFKFGRSLHKVEPKLIKGTTVMPSGEEKAAGTFTEVWILPYSLICFYGVINENAAKTTGLKDEDISILIDGIWNGTKNLITRSKFGQVPRLLMKVTYKERNYHIGDLDKGIRLFDLEGKEIDNGGKSGKEIRSISELKLDLTRLVDVLKNNATKIDKISIEINNDVNYVMNGKEGKGKDLLKKLEEIQELREKIEEIKIDR
- the cas5b gene encoding type I-B CRISPR-associated protein Cas5b, translated to MLPTRVIAFDIWGDYACFRRGYTTTSPITYPVPPRTVLAGILSAILGKERDSYYDLFNNSEVLFGLQLLSPIRKIRIMQNLIDTKQGLNLQEARGQRTQIPFEYVKRPHYRIFCWISNMEDYDKLRELVSRHKSVYTPYLGISECLANFGFFGEFLEVREKKAESDCVDISTVILGENFQIKIEPGKRYGKVRIPHTMNSKRVVTKFADIIYEENGNTIKITNGNYYELINNNARINVVLF
- the cas3 gene encoding CRISPR-associated helicase Cas3' produces the protein MSCYSELKSHPGKLLKDHLREVGNSCKQIVKSLRTKNNEPLSDFAYLMGISHDFGKGTTFFQDHLDKGIKTEKSYHSKLSSVFGYYICKKYSETNEVSLGYDIPIVVWLAIMKHHTDISDLVGNDGELEKLCESDVEKKQIEDIRSNTSEIVKDIYSELLDFEISLEEFFKNYDSLCNEIRDRWESIIIIEKKGWEYYFLTMFLYSVLLDADKLDASDISYSQLEEERKKWREITNEIVDNYKEMKFETGHPSAINEIRSKAYTEVISELDNVDLTGKKIFTIELPTGCGKTITAISAALKIRERIKKVYGFSPRIIYSLPFLSIIDQNANVLAEILANHVKDKSQEIATDDEDARSQEREKTSSKSVPTSLLMKHHHLSEIRYVGDREKFDVEQSLLLIEGWHSEVIVTTFVQLFHSLITNRNRSARKFHNMANSIIILDEVQAIPHRYWLLVKCALNYLAKRFNSWIILMTATMPLIFNPDEICPLVRNKTEYYKQFNRARYFFCKEKKDIEELAEIVLDDIINSDKNIGVILNTIDCCKELYNILKKRLTEKYGNPKICQKCGVAEFCGILLFNLSTHILPKHRKMRIELIRDEKEKRRKIVITTQLIEAGVDIDLDVIYRDFAPLDALIQSGGRCNRNNREKMGLVKIVQLIDKNGRQYSSFVYDPTLLSITREIIESEFEESRFLSLIEKYFEKISRRGSDDPSEKILSSVRYLEFSTIGTFELLEGNFRESIKIDSFVKIDDEARRIWDEYESIQKIKNGFERRSRFLQIRNRFYDYVISIDRACVQDRMVDENLAHITSAEYDLEIGFKPKKNYSFII
- the cas4 gene encoding CRISPR-associated protein Cas4, which translates into the protein MIVERITPTLVWYYYICRREVWLMAHDISPQEDDNLIELGRTIHEHTYKDERKEIALDGMKLDMIKRSDGAYIVCEIKKSSKFEFSSRMQLAYSLYKLKEMGVDVKGELLIPREKKRIFVELDHELEEEIKRAIVEIKEIVSRELPPPPERNKFCGSCGYRHFCWA
- the cas1b gene encoding type I-B CRISPR-associated endonuclease Cas1b, with the protein product MKKTFYIFSNGELHRKENTLCFEGDKGRQYIPVESVSEFLIFGEVTMNKKLLEFLSQQEILLHFFNYYGYYIGTFYPREHYNSGLIILKQAEHYLDDTKRIELARKFVEGAVANMLRVLKYYAARGIDLAPYIEELESISGKLKENSTIEQLMALEGLAREAYYETFNLIIEDPEFRLDKREKRPPTTRLNSLISFGNSLLYVALLSEIYKTHLDPRIGFLHSTNSRRFTLNLDVAEIFKPIIVDRTLFSLLNKRMLDSSHFVKELNGVYLNEKGRAIFVNEFENKLASTIKHDKLKRNVSYRYLMRMELFKLEKHLIGEENYEPFLARW
- the cas2 gene encoding CRISPR-associated endonuclease Cas2 translates to MQDGRKMYVIMVYDIKVERVNKILRIARKYLTWIQNSVLEGEITDAKFERLKYELREAIDEAEDSVVFYLLRTTRYSSREIMGVQKGGEIRIL
- a CDS encoding site-specific integrase, giving the protein MKTDAAWPFDLGDFAAVSPGGTPDGIGRALFSQEEGGMGCYMSSQENAGGRDADEREASLLRARKVSDIPGKRWKSESRDDSPVSERDLESSRISQACGLESDPEKIGKNELEFLRWQEWRDETSATQRWKFAILNGFLKYCGNSIWDRMTWTWPQDSRIFVDWLSPEETIKMLNSARGVERIVIHLELRLGLRRVEVKRLRISDIYQYHIGAENVGYMNIHGKGRAGGKWRTIAFAPDTQEEIEAWMRERDRMIREGLAKYPEQKIPSQLVIYCRHGRLGSYGDTALDNIVIRVAKRCGIDRPVSNHTLRRTCGRNLHLAGVSIEEIASLLGHSDTKQTMEYLGLTIDDLKRAHELGYSYLKAVEKNGIEVPQILMKRVSR